In a single window of the Fusarium falciforme chromosome 3, complete sequence genome:
- a CDS encoding BUD22 domain-containing protein, whose translation MPKRKRGEPSLGEKLEKHCNEVFRALKSAKGFERQRLSKRLREDGIGPDKKERLEREVTVLKSLDLHQTARAHMYSSLLKVKTLAASPDLPEEIRAGVPKPELSPDEQAALHNVTSGLYNREPVKQAVDRAVTAVCQALNVPLPEKAKRSRKSKREEKEEQPSDRIENATKTEKEAPEDDVLASVEEEEDGYGDESEFEGFSDVDTAAQDVEEMDSEDEAEEEKELSKYENLLGGSSDEDEDFDDERFAQFRGKEKVNLDDISVSGSDAEPELDSDSDSEPEARKQPSVSLSPSPPPAKKKKKDKTAPSRPRDSTFLPSLMGGYISGSESASDVDVAPSKKRLGQRQRQAIWEKKFGTRAKHLQRPAKQRGGRDSGWDMKRGAVDGGDEQQRTPWKKGIRNPLTRQAADSKPEVQRPPTKKDDEGPLHPSWAARKQAKASEKTATFAGSKITFD comes from the exons ATGCCCAAGCGAAAGCGCGGCGAGCCCAGCTTGGGCGAAAAGCTCGAGAAGCACTGCAATGAGGTGTTTCGGGCTCTCAAGTCCGCCAAGGGCTTTGAGCGGCAGAGGCTCAGCAAGAGGCTTCGAGAGGATGGCATCGGGCctgacaagaaggagagaTTGGAACGGGAGGTGACTGTGCTAAAG TCGCTCGACCTTCACCAGACCGCTCGCGCACACATGTACTCGTCCctcctcaaggtcaagaccCTCGCCGCGTCCCCCGACCTGCCCGAAGAAATCCGCGCCGGTGTCCCCAAGCCCGAGCTATCCCCCGACGAGCAGGCCGCCCTGCATAATGTTACCAGCGGACTGTACAACCGAGAACCCGTGAAGCAAGCTGTCGACCGCGCCGTTACCGCCGTGTGCCAAGCACTCAACGTCCCCCTCCCCGAGAAAGCGAAGCGATCACGCAAGTCCaagagggaggagaaggaggagcagcCATCTGACCGGATAGAAAATGCCACCAAGACGGAGAAGGAAGCTCCCGAGGACGATGTGCTGGCATCagtagaggaagaggaggatggctATGGTGACGAGTCAGAGTTTGAGGGCTTCTCGGATGTCGACACAGCTGCTCAGGACGTTGAAGAGATGGACAGCGAGGAtgaagccgaggaggagaaagagcTATCCAAGTACGAAAACCTGCTAGGCGGTTCTTCggacgaagacgaagacTTTGACGACGAGCGATTCGCACAGTTCAGgggcaaggagaaggtgAACCTCGACGACATCTCCGTCTCCGGCTCAGACGCAGAGCCAGAGCTCGATTCAGATTCGGATTCCGAACCAGAGGCTCGTAAACAGCCCTCAGTCTCCCTCTCACCCTCACCACCTccggcaaagaagaagaagaaggacaagacggCCCCCTCCCGCCCTCGCGATTCCACCTTTCTCCCCTCCCTCATGGGCGGCTACATCTCGGGCTCCGAATCCGCCTCTGACGTGGACGTCGCGCCCTCCAAGAAGCGTCTCGGCCAGCGCCAACGCCAGGCCATCTGGGAGAAGAAGTTTGGCACCAGGGCGAAGCACCTCCAGCGACCGGCCAAGCAACGCGGAGGCCGCGACTCGGGCTGGGATATGAAGCGCGGCGCCGTGGACGGAGGAGACGAGCAGCAGCGCACGCCCTGGAAGAAGGGCATTCGCAACCCGCTCACGAGACAGGCCGCCGATTCCAAGCCTGAGGTCCAGAGGCCGCCGACCAAGAAGGATGACGAGGGTCCACTGCATCCCAGCTGGGCCGCGAGGAAGCAGGCAAAGGCGTCTGAGAAGACGGCGACGTTTGCGGGATCAAAGATTACGTTTGACTGA